In Achromobacter spanius, the following proteins share a genomic window:
- the lolA gene encoding outer membrane lipoprotein chaperone LolA, with product MKTFRRLAVVAALSLAPALSFAASAQEQLKSFVATVTSATGSFSQYTVNNQGRTQPAQTGVFSFQRPGKFKWAVQKPYEQLVVSDGRVLFQFDPDLAQVTERRVDAAIGTSPAAILFGSGSLEQSFDVSALPSKDGVDWLRAKPRTADAGFSRVDIGMKDNLPVRVELLDSFGQTTRVDLSAINANPTLPAKEFQFTAPQGVDIVKM from the coding sequence ATGAAGACGTTTCGCCGCCTGGCCGTTGTCGCCGCCCTGAGCCTGGCGCCCGCGCTGTCGTTTGCCGCCAGCGCGCAAGAGCAGTTGAAGTCGTTTGTGGCCACGGTCACGTCGGCCACGGGTTCGTTCTCGCAGTACACGGTGAACAACCAGGGCCGCACGCAGCCCGCGCAAACCGGCGTGTTCTCGTTCCAACGTCCGGGAAAATTCAAGTGGGCGGTGCAGAAGCCCTATGAGCAACTGGTGGTGTCCGACGGTCGCGTGTTGTTCCAGTTCGACCCGGACCTGGCGCAAGTTACTGAACGCAGGGTCGACGCCGCCATCGGCACGTCGCCCGCCGCGATCCTGTTCGGTTCGGGCTCGCTTGAGCAGTCGTTCGATGTGTCGGCCTTGCCGTCCAAGGACGGCGTAGACTGGCTGCGCGCCAAGCCGCGCACGGCGGACGCCGGCTTTTCGCGCGTGGATATCGGCATGAAGGACAACTTGCCGGTGCGTGTGGAATTGTTGGATTCGTTCGGCCAGACCACGCGCGTGGACCTATCGGCCATCAACGCCAACCCCACGCTACCCGCCAAGGAATTCCAATTCACGGCGCCACAAGGCGTGGATATCGTGAAAATGTAG
- a CDS encoding DUF4212 domain-containing protein, whose product MPKSRAPLPVSTPTPYWRRNLRLILLLLVVWAALTFVPTFFARRLSFDFIGWPFAFWMAAYGAPLAYLIIIGIYARVMNSADELAEEDADPAGGDR is encoded by the coding sequence ATGCCGAAATCCCGCGCACCTCTTCCTGTTTCCACCCCGACTCCCTATTGGCGCCGCAATTTGCGGCTGATCCTGTTGCTGCTTGTCGTCTGGGCGGCGCTGACGTTCGTGCCTACCTTCTTCGCCCGCAGGCTCAGCTTTGATTTCATCGGCTGGCCGTTCGCCTTCTGGATGGCGGCTTATGGCGCACCCCTGGCTTATCTGATCATCATTGGTATCTACGCCCGGGTCATGAACAGCGCTGATGAGTTGGCTGAAGAAGATGCCGACCCTGCCGGGGGAGACCGCTGA
- the kdpF gene encoding K(+)-transporting ATPase subunit F → MNWLYAFSGLTAAALFVYLLVALFKPEKF, encoded by the coding sequence ATGAACTGGCTCTATGCATTCAGCGGCCTGACGGCCGCGGCGCTGTTCGTCTACCTGCTGGTGGCGCTGTTCAAACCGGAGAAATTCTGA
- the trxB gene encoding thioredoxin-disulfide reductase, whose product MSTPTHAKVLILGSGPAGYTAAVYAARANLSPVLVTGLAQGGQLMTTTDVDNWPADADGVQGPDLMQRFQKHAERFNTEMLFDHIAKVDLSKRPFTLTGDTGKIYTCDALIIATGASAKYLGLPSEEAFMGRGVSGCATCDGFFYRNQDVVVVGGGNTAVEEALYLSNICRKVTLIHRRDKFRAEPILVDKLMSKVENGNMELKLFHTLEEVLGDNSGVTGVRVRHVDTGATEDMPVTGAFIAIGHQPNTEIFQGQLEMKDGYIVTKSGLSGMATMTSVPGVFAAGDVQDHVYRQAITSAGTGCMAALDAQRWLENAGQ is encoded by the coding sequence ATGTCCACGCCCACCCACGCTAAAGTTTTGATACTCGGTTCCGGCCCCGCCGGTTACACGGCGGCCGTCTATGCGGCACGCGCCAACCTCAGCCCCGTCCTGGTGACCGGCCTGGCCCAAGGCGGCCAGTTGATGACCACCACGGACGTCGATAACTGGCCCGCCGACGCGGATGGCGTCCAGGGCCCCGACCTGATGCAGCGTTTCCAGAAGCACGCCGAACGCTTCAACACCGAAATGCTGTTCGACCACATCGCCAAGGTTGATCTGTCCAAGCGCCCCTTCACGCTGACGGGCGACACGGGCAAGATCTACACCTGCGACGCCCTCATCATCGCCACCGGCGCATCGGCCAAATACCTGGGCCTGCCCTCCGAAGAGGCCTTCATGGGCCGCGGCGTGTCCGGCTGCGCCACCTGCGACGGTTTCTTCTACCGCAACCAGGACGTGGTCGTGGTGGGCGGCGGCAACACCGCTGTCGAAGAAGCCCTGTACCTGTCGAACATCTGCCGCAAGGTCACCCTGATCCATCGCCGCGACAAGTTCCGAGCCGAACCCATCCTGGTCGACAAGCTGATGTCCAAGGTCGAGAACGGCAACATGGAACTCAAGCTCTTCCACACCCTGGAAGAAGTGCTGGGCGACAACAGCGGTGTAACCGGCGTGCGCGTACGCCACGTGGACACTGGCGCTACCGAAGACATGCCCGTCACGGGCGCCTTCATCGCCATCGGCCATCAGCCGAATACCGAAATCTTCCAGGGCCAACTGGAAATGAAAGACGGCTACATCGTCACCAAGAGCGGCTTGTCCGGCATGGCCACGATGACGTCCGTTCCGGGCGTGTTCGCCGCCGGCGACGTGCAAGACCATGTCTACCGCCAAGCCATCACCAGCGCCGGCACGGGCTGCATGGCCGCCCTGGACGCGCAACGGTGGTTGGAGAATGCGGGGCAGTAA
- a CDS encoding sodium:solute symporter family protein: MPFFSGDTPQEFKIRLRRIYVLYTAGFALMILLLALAEVLGMPRNWIGYVFLLVTVSLYAGIGIVCRTSDQVEYYVAGRRVPAIYNGMATAADWMSVASFIGVAGTLYLTGYGGLAYILGWTGGYVLVAMLLAPYLRRFGQYTIPDFMGARYGGNLPRLAGVACAILCSFTYLVAQIYGVGIITTRMTGISFELGIFVALGGMLVCSFLGGMRAVTWTQVGQYIILVIAYLVPVVWLSVKHTNMPVPQLSAGVVLQQVTEKEIYLQNDPSEIEVRRLWQQHADEMAKRVQTLPESWTLEKDKLRSRLAQLSATEAPMVDIRSVERELAAYPASVEDARVAWSQARATFEARAAPATPHAEPFPAKDPEEQRNMRINFLALVLCLMLGTAGMPHILMRSYTTPSVIEARKSVCWSLLFILLLYFMAPALALLVKYEVYTQVVGSNFLSLPNWVHAWSAVDSNLLDVTDINRDGVVQLSEISMGADVVVLAMPEIGGLPYVISGLVAAGGLAAALSTADGLLLTLSNSLSHDMWYRMVSPRMSAARRVMVSKILLLVVAFGAAWVAARKPADILFMVSAAFSFAASSFFPALVMGVFWRRANKWGATLGMAAGLLVTFAYMTYTHPWLRESVLGISRIQPVDLWWGIQPIAAGVFGAPVAFLTIIVVSLLTPPPDSATVALVDYLRRPGATRPPAESS; encoded by the coding sequence ATGCCGTTTTTCAGCGGAGATACACCCCAGGAATTCAAGATCCGGCTGCGGCGTATCTACGTGCTGTACACGGCGGGCTTTGCGCTGATGATTCTGTTGCTGGCGCTGGCCGAAGTGCTGGGCATGCCGCGCAACTGGATCGGCTATGTGTTCCTGCTGGTCACGGTGAGCTTGTACGCGGGTATCGGCATCGTCTGCCGCACGTCGGACCAAGTGGAATACTACGTGGCCGGGCGGCGTGTGCCCGCCATCTACAACGGCATGGCCACGGCCGCCGACTGGATGTCCGTGGCCTCCTTCATCGGCGTGGCGGGCACGTTGTACCTGACGGGTTACGGCGGCCTGGCCTACATCCTGGGCTGGACGGGCGGCTATGTGCTGGTCGCCATGCTGCTGGCGCCCTACCTGCGGCGTTTTGGTCAGTACACCATCCCCGATTTCATGGGCGCGCGCTACGGCGGCAACTTGCCGCGCCTGGCCGGTGTGGCCTGCGCCATCCTGTGCTCGTTCACCTATCTGGTCGCGCAGATCTACGGCGTGGGCATCATCACCACGCGCATGACCGGCATTTCGTTCGAACTGGGTATCTTCGTTGCGCTGGGCGGCATGCTGGTGTGCTCGTTTCTGGGCGGCATGCGCGCCGTCACGTGGACGCAGGTGGGCCAGTACATCATCCTGGTCATTGCCTACCTGGTGCCGGTGGTGTGGCTGTCGGTCAAGCATACGAACATGCCCGTGCCGCAGTTGTCCGCGGGCGTGGTGCTGCAGCAGGTGACCGAAAAAGAGATCTATCTGCAGAATGATCCTTCCGAGATCGAGGTGCGCCGGCTGTGGCAGCAGCATGCCGATGAAATGGCCAAGCGTGTGCAGACGTTGCCGGAATCCTGGACGCTGGAAAAAGACAAGCTGCGCAGCCGCCTGGCGCAATTGAGCGCCACCGAAGCGCCCATGGTCGACATCCGATCGGTCGAGCGCGAACTGGCCGCCTACCCCGCCAGCGTGGAAGATGCGCGGGTGGCCTGGTCGCAGGCGCGCGCCACCTTCGAGGCGCGGGCCGCGCCCGCCACGCCGCACGCCGAACCGTTCCCCGCCAAGGACCCCGAGGAACAGCGCAACATGCGCATCAACTTCCTGGCGCTGGTGCTGTGCCTGATGCTGGGCACGGCGGGAATGCCGCACATATTGATGCGCTCATACACCACGCCCTCGGTGATCGAGGCGCGCAAGTCGGTGTGCTGGTCGCTGCTGTTCATCCTGCTGCTGTATTTCATGGCGCCCGCGCTGGCGCTGCTGGTCAAGTACGAGGTCTACACGCAGGTGGTCGGCTCCAACTTCCTGAGCCTGCCCAACTGGGTGCATGCCTGGAGCGCGGTTGACAGCAACCTGCTGGATGTCACCGACATCAACCGCGACGGCGTCGTGCAGTTAAGCGAAATCAGCATGGGGGCGGACGTCGTGGTGCTGGCCATGCCGGAAATCGGCGGCCTGCCTTATGTGATTTCGGGGCTGGTCGCGGCGGGCGGGTTGGCCGCGGCCCTGTCCACGGCCGACGGCCTGCTGCTGACCTTGTCCAATTCCCTGTCGCATGACATGTGGTACCGGATGGTGTCGCCGCGCATGTCGGCCGCGCGCCGCGTGATGGTGTCGAAGATTCTGCTGCTGGTGGTGGCGTTTGGCGCGGCCTGGGTGGCGGCGCGCAAACCCGCCGACATTCTATTCATGGTGTCGGCGGCGTTCTCGTTCGCGGCCTCGTCGTTCTTTCCCGCGCTGGTGATGGGGGTGTTCTGGCGGCGCGCCAACAAATGGGGCGCCACCTTGGGAATGGCGGCGGGCTTGTTGGTGACCTTCGCCTATATGACCTACACGCATCCGTGGCTGCGCGAATCGGTGCTGGGCATCTCGCGCATCCAACCGGTGGATTTGTGGTGGGGCATACAGCCGATTGCGGCGGGCGTGTTCGGCGCGCCGGTGGCCTTCCTGACGATCATCGTGGTGTCTTTGCTGACCCCGCCACCCGACAGCGCGACGGTGGCGCTGGTGGATTATCTGCGCCGTCCCGGCGCGACCCGGCCGCCTGCTGAAAGTAGCTAG
- a CDS encoding DNA translocase FtsK, with translation MPRISTASPRASRNTRNGPSPLQTRISALLREARWILFAALAAWLTLVLATWSASDPGWSHSVPGDVVRNHGGRLGAYLADILLYLFGFSAWWWVILLLHRVRAGYRRLASQLKVTNGKQPEVLPRVHWEEGIGFFLLLIGSLGMEALRLASHGTHLPGASETASGAGGVIGHMLADLISRSIGFTGSTLAFLVMLAIGLSLFFSFSWLAVAERVGAWLEGLVRRVRDSYAAREDRKVGQVAKAVRTEQVVAKQEKLVHEQPVRIEPAITVVPKSERVEKEKQQSLFFAPSGGAEGDLPAISLLDPPLTNQETVSAETIEFTSRLIEKKLADFGVSVTVVAAQAGPVITRYEIEPATGVKGSQIVNLAKDLARALSLVSIRVVETIPGKNLMGLELPNPRRQMVRLSEILGSQTYHASHSVVTMALGKDIAGNPVVADLAKMPHLLVAGTTGSGKSVGINAMILSLLYKADASHTRLILIDPKMLEMSVYEGIPHLLAPVVTDMRQASNALNWCVGEMEKRYRLMSKMGVRNLAGYNTKIRDAIKREEPIPNPFSLTPDQPEPLAPLPTIVVVIDELADLMMVVGKKIEELIARLAQKARAAGIHLILATQRPSVDVITGLIKANIPTRIAFQVSSKIDSRTILDQMGAETLLGQGDMLYMPPGTGLPVRVHGAFCSDDEVHRVVENLKAQGEPNYIEGLLEGGVEGDNGEGASSVTGIGGDAESDPMYDQACEVVLKHRRASISLVQRHLRIGYNRAARLLEQMEQSGMVSAMQSNGNREILVPAAAAAAREEA, from the coding sequence ATGCCGCGTATCTCGACTGCTTCCCCGCGCGCCTCGCGCAACACCCGCAACGGTCCTTCGCCGCTACAAACGCGTATCTCCGCGTTGCTGCGCGAAGCCCGCTGGATCCTATTTGCCGCCCTGGCGGCCTGGCTCACCCTGGTGCTGGCCACCTGGAGCGCGTCCGACCCTGGCTGGTCGCACTCTGTCCCCGGTGACGTCGTGCGCAACCACGGCGGCCGGCTGGGCGCCTACTTAGCAGACATCCTGCTTTATCTGTTCGGTTTTTCCGCCTGGTGGTGGGTCATCCTGCTGCTGCACCGGGTTCGGGCAGGCTACCGGCGCTTGGCCAGCCAGCTTAAAGTAACTAATGGTAAACAGCCGGAAGTGCTGCCGCGTGTCCATTGGGAAGAGGGCATCGGCTTTTTCCTGCTGCTGATAGGGTCGCTGGGCATGGAAGCCCTGCGCCTGGCCAGCCACGGCACGCATCTGCCCGGCGCGTCCGAGACCGCCAGCGGCGCGGGCGGCGTCATCGGCCACATGTTGGCCGATCTGATCAGCCGCAGCATCGGCTTTACCGGCAGCACGCTGGCCTTCCTGGTCATGTTGGCGATCGGCCTGAGCCTGTTCTTCTCGTTTTCGTGGCTGGCCGTGGCCGAGCGCGTGGGCGCATGGCTGGAAGGCCTGGTGCGCCGCGTTCGCGATTCCTACGCCGCGCGCGAAGACCGCAAGGTGGGCCAGGTGGCCAAGGCCGTGCGCACGGAACAGGTCGTGGCCAAGCAGGAAAAGCTGGTGCACGAGCAGCCGGTGCGGATCGAACCCGCCATTACCGTCGTGCCGAAGTCCGAACGGGTAGAAAAGGAAAAGCAGCAGTCGCTGTTTTTTGCCCCGTCGGGCGGTGCCGAGGGCGACCTTCCCGCCATCAGTCTGCTGGATCCGCCGCTTACCAACCAGGAAACCGTCTCCGCCGAGACCATCGAATTCACGTCGCGCCTGATTGAAAAGAAGCTGGCCGACTTTGGCGTGTCCGTCACCGTGGTGGCGGCCCAGGCGGGCCCGGTCATCACGCGCTATGAAATCGAACCGGCTACCGGGGTCAAGGGCAGCCAGATCGTGAACCTGGCCAAGGACCTGGCCCGCGCGCTCAGCCTGGTCAGCATCCGGGTGGTGGAAACCATTCCGGGCAAGAATCTGATGGGCCTGGAACTGCCGAACCCGCGCCGCCAGATGGTGCGTTTGTCCGAAATTCTGGGTTCGCAGACCTATCACGCCAGCCATTCGGTGGTGACGATGGCGCTGGGCAAGGACATCGCGGGCAACCCCGTGGTGGCTGACCTGGCCAAGATGCCCCACCTGCTGGTGGCCGGTACGACCGGCTCGGGCAAGTCGGTGGGGATCAACGCCATGATCCTGTCGCTGCTCTACAAGGCCGATGCGTCGCATACCCGCCTGATCCTGATTGACCCGAAGATGCTTGAAATGAGCGTCTACGAAGGGATTCCGCACCTGCTGGCGCCGGTTGTCACCGACATGCGCCAAGCCTCCAACGCCCTGAACTGGTGCGTGGGTGAAATGGAAAAGCGCTATCGCCTGATGAGCAAGATGGGCGTGCGCAACCTGGCGGGCTACAACACCAAGATCCGCGACGCCATCAAGCGTGAGGAACCCATCCCCAATCCGTTCTCGCTGACGCCCGACCAGCCCGAGCCGCTGGCGCCGTTGCCCACCATCGTGGTGGTGATCGACGAGTTGGCTGACCTGATGATGGTGGTGGGCAAGAAGATCGAAGAACTGATCGCCCGCCTGGCACAGAAGGCGCGCGCGGCCGGCATTCACTTGATTCTGGCCACGCAACGTCCCAGCGTGGACGTCATTACGGGCCTGATCAAGGCCAACATCCCGACGCGCATCGCGTTCCAGGTGTCGTCCAAGATTGATTCCCGCACCATTCTTGACCAGATGGGCGCCGAAACCCTGCTGGGCCAGGGCGACATGCTCTACATGCCGCCGGGCACCGGCCTGCCGGTGCGGGTGCACGGTGCGTTCTGCAGCGACGACGAAGTGCACCGCGTGGTGGAAAACCTGAAGGCGCAGGGCGAACCGAACTATATCGAAGGGCTGCTGGAAGGCGGCGTCGAAGGCGACAACGGCGAAGGCGCCAGCAGCGTCACGGGCATCGGCGGCGACGCGGAGTCCGACCCGATGTACGACCAAGCCTGCGAAGTGGTGCTCAAGCACCGCCGCGCGTCGATTTCGCTGGTGCAGCGCCACCTGCGCATTGGTTACAACCGCGCCGCCCGGTTACTCGAGCAGATGGAGCAATCGGGTATGGTGTCGGCGATGCAGTCCAATGGCAACCGCGAGATCCTGGTCCCCGCTGCCGCTGCCGCTGCCCGAGAGGAAGCATGA
- a CDS encoding DMT family transporter, with protein MKWLYLGVAIIAEIFATSALKGSEGFTRLVPSIITVFGYLISFYFLSLTLREIPVGIAYAIWSGVGIVLISIVGAVLFKQHLDTPALIGIGLIIAGVVVMNVFSKSVSH; from the coding sequence ATGAAATGGCTATACCTGGGCGTGGCGATCATTGCCGAGATCTTCGCCACCAGCGCCCTGAAGGGCTCCGAAGGCTTCACCCGCCTGGTGCCGTCCATCATCACCGTGTTCGGCTACCTGATCTCGTTCTACTTCCTGTCGCTGACGCTGCGCGAGATCCCGGTCGGCATTGCCTACGCCATCTGGTCGGGCGTGGGCATCGTGCTGATCTCCATCGTGGGCGCGGTGTTGTTCAAGCAGCATCTGGACACGCCCGCGCTGATCGGCATCGGCCTCATCATCGCCGGCGTGGTGGTGATGAACGTGTTTTCGAAATCGGTCTCGCATTGA
- a CDS encoding Smr/MutS family protein, with translation MRGSKVGLADLKRLKKDLQAEREREALAKRVAVLKKPETAPMDDMAAFQRTMKSVTPIKQAARVEHKPVAEPAPALRRANALGETPSRADIGVSDGGEITHLLSEGGTAFVRSDAAPDTARNLRRGQWRAGAELDLHGLRVEQARHALLSFLDECQDHGIRCVRIVHGKGYGSEGLEPVLKDKARTWLVQKSEVLAFSEAPEREGGAGALLVLLRQSEGQRK, from the coding sequence ATGCGGGGCAGTAAGGTCGGCCTGGCCGACCTGAAACGCCTGAAGAAAGACCTGCAAGCCGAGCGCGAACGCGAAGCGCTCGCCAAGCGGGTTGCCGTACTGAAGAAGCCTGAAACCGCCCCCATGGACGACATGGCGGCGTTTCAGCGCACCATGAAGTCCGTCACGCCGATCAAGCAGGCCGCCCGGGTGGAACACAAGCCCGTGGCGGAACCCGCGCCCGCGCTGCGCCGGGCCAACGCGCTGGGCGAAACGCCGTCACGCGCCGATATCGGTGTGTCCGACGGTGGCGAAATTACCCATCTGCTTTCCGAAGGCGGCACCGCTTTCGTGCGCAGCGACGCCGCGCCCGACACTGCGCGCAACCTGCGGCGCGGCCAATGGCGCGCGGGCGCCGAACTGGACCTGCACGGCTTGCGCGTGGAGCAGGCGCGCCATGCGCTGCTGTCGTTCCTGGATGAATGCCAGGATCACGGCATCCGCTGCGTGCGTATCGTGCACGGCAAGGGCTATGGCTCGGAAGGCCTGGAACCCGTGCTGAAAGACAAGGCGCGCACCTGGCTGGTGCAGAAGAGCGAGGTGCTGGCGTTTTCCGAAGCGCCCGAACGCGAAGGCGGCGCCGGTGCGCTGCTGGTGCTGCTGCGGCAATCCGAAGGACAGCGCAAATGA
- a CDS encoding RidA family protein translates to MSKAPTPDSNGITRYGVAGGTGQGGSHMPFARAVAADGWLHVSGQVPMENGEVIEGGTVAQCHKAIQQLLAILKEAGYGPEHVVRCGVWLDDARDFPSFNKVFKEYFGENPPARACVQSSLMVDAKVEIDCVAYKRP, encoded by the coding sequence ATGAGCAAAGCCCCCACCCCCGACAGCAACGGCATCACCCGCTACGGCGTCGCCGGCGGCACCGGCCAAGGCGGTTCACACATGCCGTTCGCGCGCGCGGTCGCCGCCGACGGCTGGCTGCACGTGTCCGGCCAGGTGCCGATGGAAAACGGGGAAGTGATTGAAGGCGGCACCGTCGCGCAGTGCCACAAGGCGATCCAGCAACTGCTGGCCATTCTGAAGGAAGCCGGCTACGGCCCGGAACACGTCGTGCGTTGCGGCGTATGGCTGGACGACGCGCGCGATTTCCCGTCGTTCAACAAGGTCTTCAAGGAATACTTCGGCGAAAACCCACCCGCCCGCGCCTGCGTGCAATCCAGCCTGATGGTGGACGCCAAGGTGGAAATTGACTGCGTGGCGTATAAGCGGCCGTAA